A stretch of the Massilia sp. W12 genome encodes the following:
- the rpoZ gene encoding DNA-directed RNA polymerase subunit omega, protein MARVTIEDCLRTIPNRFQLTLAATYRARQLLQGHTPKVEAKDKPTVIALREIAAGKVGLEMLKKVPV, encoded by the coding sequence ATGGCACGTGTCACTATTGAAGATTGTCTGCGCACCATTCCCAACCGCTTCCAGCTGACCCTGGCCGCCACCTATCGCGCGCGCCAATTGCTGCAAGGCCATACGCCGAAAGTCGAAGCCAAAGATAAGCCGACCGTGATCGCCCTGCGTGAAATCGCCGCCGGCAAAGTCGGTCTGGAAATGCTGAAAAAAGTCCCGGTATAA